Proteins encoded by one window of Micromonospora coxensis:
- a CDS encoding SpoIIE family protein phosphatase, which yields MSAETGPSSDGGRDEHVRRIRLPADRRTPAAARALVRSVLTEADLDELLNEALLLTTELSTNAVEHARTELDIEVVADPVGLTVTVTDFAAGPVDELVVGVRNDVDEITEVSERGRGLLLVDHFASRWGTTYLPTGKGVWFRLDRPGAVKEAPAALDQVPVNGGDGTVPASSAPSAAAMSELTQTSPDPYAEDPLPDFAADLLTRVAEMVGAAGGVVRLDRGDGQGTQVLARYGRQPRPGNELLQVPLAVHRPYAGELELDAAPSAYARPLAVLAAERLSLHLENDRLRRADIRRQAWLTFLAEASELLAQSLDVELTMALIPQLVVPRLGQWCAVHTTDEWGRLRLAASSHADESVLPQLHKVLEETGPESVQARLREASRSATQVPLGPPLEGFAVPLIARGQRLGTLAVGRHLRHRHDPDEVAVLEDVARRAALAIENARIHAERRRVAQTLQQSLLPPVLPVVEGIGFAAEYVPTGDDAEVGGDFYDVVPLPDGRWLVVIGDVSGKGVQAAAVTGLVRDVIRVLVGDGKPLPEALSRLNETLVERGGGRYCTLALAAVGPGERGQLDVSLHLAGHDRPVLLRGGGGASFVGLGGTALGLLDAITSPTAEVPLAPGDSLVFYTDGVTERRRGRELFGVDRLRDAAAPLAGYSADVVAARLRATAINFSVETPRDDIAILVLRNDAL from the coding sequence GTGTCGGCGGAGACGGGGCCCTCGTCGGACGGGGGCCGGGACGAGCACGTCCGTCGCATCCGCCTGCCCGCCGACCGGCGTACGCCCGCCGCCGCCCGCGCGCTGGTCCGCTCCGTGCTCACCGAGGCCGACCTCGACGAACTGCTCAACGAGGCGCTGCTGCTGACCACCGAACTCTCCACCAACGCGGTGGAGCACGCCCGCACCGAACTGGACATCGAGGTCGTCGCCGACCCGGTCGGGCTCACCGTCACCGTCACCGACTTCGCCGCCGGGCCGGTGGACGAGCTGGTGGTGGGCGTCCGCAACGACGTCGACGAGATCACCGAGGTCTCCGAGCGGGGCCGAGGGCTGCTGCTGGTCGACCACTTCGCCAGTCGCTGGGGCACCACGTACCTGCCCACCGGCAAGGGTGTCTGGTTCCGGCTGGACCGCCCCGGCGCGGTGAAGGAGGCGCCCGCCGCGCTGGACCAGGTGCCGGTCAACGGTGGGGACGGCACCGTCCCGGCGAGTTCCGCACCGAGCGCCGCCGCGATGAGCGAGCTGACCCAGACCAGCCCCGACCCGTACGCCGAGGACCCGCTGCCCGACTTCGCCGCCGACCTGCTGACCCGGGTCGCCGAGATGGTCGGCGCGGCCGGGGGCGTGGTCCGGCTGGACCGGGGCGACGGCCAGGGCACCCAGGTGCTCGCCCGCTACGGCCGCCAGCCCCGCCCCGGCAACGAACTGCTCCAGGTGCCGCTGGCCGTGCACCGCCCGTACGCCGGGGAGCTGGAGCTGGACGCCGCACCCTCGGCGTACGCCCGGCCGCTCGCGGTGCTCGCCGCGGAACGGCTCTCGCTGCACCTGGAGAACGACCGGCTGCGCCGGGCCGACATCCGTCGCCAGGCGTGGCTGACCTTCCTCGCCGAGGCGAGCGAACTGCTCGCCCAGTCGCTGGACGTCGAGCTGACCATGGCGTTGATCCCGCAGCTGGTGGTGCCCCGGCTGGGCCAGTGGTGCGCGGTGCACACCACCGACGAGTGGGGCCGGCTGCGGCTGGCCGCGTCCAGCCACGCCGACGAGTCGGTCCTGCCCCAGCTGCACAAGGTGCTCGAGGAGACCGGTCCGGAGTCGGTGCAGGCCCGGCTCAGGGAGGCGTCCCGCAGCGCCACCCAGGTCCCGCTGGGCCCGCCGCTGGAGGGTTTCGCCGTCCCGCTGATCGCCCGGGGGCAACGCCTCGGCACCCTGGCGGTCGGCCGGCACCTGCGACACCGGCACGACCCGGACGAGGTCGCCGTGCTGGAGGACGTGGCCCGCCGGGCCGCCCTCGCCATCGAGAACGCCCGGATCCACGCCGAGCGCCGCCGGGTGGCCCAGACCCTCCAGCAGTCGCTGCTGCCCCCGGTGCTGCCGGTCGTCGAGGGGATCGGCTTCGCCGCCGAGTACGTCCCGACCGGCGACGACGCCGAGGTCGGCGGCGACTTCTACGACGTGGTGCCGCTGCCGGACGGCCGCTGGCTGGTGGTCATCGGCGACGTCTCCGGCAAGGGCGTGCAGGCGGCGGCGGTGACCGGGCTGGTCCGGGACGTGATCCGGGTGCTGGTCGGCGACGGCAAGCCGCTGCCGGAGGCGCTGTCCCGGCTCAACGAGACGCTCGTCGAGCGGGGTGGCGGCCGGTACTGCACGCTGGCGCTCGCCGCCGTCGGGCCGGGTGAGCGCGGGCAGCTCGACGTCTCGCTGCACCTGGCCGGGCACGACCGTCCGGTGCTGCTGCGCGGCGGGGGCGGGGCCTCGTTCGTCGGGCTCGGCGGCACCGCGCTGGGGCTGCTCGACGCGATCACCTCGCCGACGGCGGAGGTGCCGCTCGCCCCCGGTGACTCGCTGGTCTTCTACACCGACGGGGTGACCGAGCGCCGGCGCGGCCGGGAGTTGTTCGGCGTCGACCGGCTGCGCGACGCCGCCGCCCCGCTGGCCGGGTACTCGGCCGACGTGGTCGCCGCCCGGCTGCGCGCGACCGCGATCAACTTCTCGGTGGAGACCCCGCGCGACGACATCGCCATCCTGGTCCTGCGCAACGACGCCCTCTGA
- a CDS encoding hybrid sensor histidine kinase/response regulator produces the protein MMSAKQSVTADPSATENDALFVELAEALRRVRGGDFKVRLPRRAGAAGEVADAFNDVVALQERQHLDLRRISRVVGRDGRLTERLDEEGFDGSWAEGQRAINSLIDDLGRPTTEIARVIVAVADGDLSQHMALEIDGRPLRGEYLRIGRTVNTMVDQLSSFSNEVTRVAREVGTEGKLGGQADVRGVAGTWKDLTDSVNTMASNLTGQVRSISQVATAVAKGDLSQKITVGARGEVAELADTMNSLTDTLRLFAEQVTRVAREVGTEGKLGGQAEVPNVAGTWKDLTDSVNSMASNLTAQVRNIAQVSTAVARGDLSQKITVAAQGEILELKDTVNTMVDQLSSFADEVTRVAREVGIEGKLGGQAQVRGVSGTWRDLTENVNQLAGNLTSQVRNISQVSTAVAKGDLSQKITVDAQGEILELKNTVNTMVDQLSSFADEVTRVAREVGTEGKLGGQAQVKGVSGTWRDLTDNVNSMASNLTSQVRNIASVTTAVAKGDLSQKITVDARGEILELKSTVNTMVDQLSSFADEVTRVAREVGTEGKLGGQAQVRGVAGTWRDLTDNVNSMASNLTAQVRNIAQVSTAVAKGDLSQKITVDARGEILELKSTVNTMVDQLSSFADEVTRVAREVGTEGKLGGQAQVKGVSGTWRDLTDNVNSMASNLTSQVRNIASVTTAVAKGDLGQKITVDAQGEILELKNTVNTMVDQLSSFADEVTRVAREVGIEGKLGGQAQVKGVSGTWRDLTENVNQLASTLTTQLRAIAQVSTAVTRGDLTQRIAVKAQGEVAELKDNINQMIVTLRETTKKNAEQGWLDSNLARIGGLLQGQRDLGEVCRMIMMEVTPLVDAQLGAFFLADTSEGVMRLRLTASYGYVARGHNVTFGPGEGLVGQAALSRRTIRVNALPDGRLTLRSGLAETPPADLVVLPVLFEGELLGVIEFASVARFSELHLAFLERLVLTIGVAVNTIQANRRTEELLAQSQRLALELQDQSAELQRTNAELEDKAKLLSEQKGNIETKNREIELARLGLEEKAQQLTRASAYKSEFLANMSHELRTPLNSLLLLARLLAENSEQNLSPKQIEFARTIHSAGSDLLSLIDDILDLSKIEAGRMDVEPTEVRFDEIRGYVEQAFAPQAEEKGLDFQVRVAKDLPPALVTDAQRLQQVLRNLLSNAIKFTDDGGVTLRIGLAPEDAVFDVPALTNARQVIAFTVIDTGIGISDDKLSLIFEAFQQADGTTSRRYGGTGLGLSISRDLARLLGGAITVTSAPGQGSTFSLFVPDVLAPDAVVAPQAPSPQRAGLPSSLLMPPMELLPRPEAPATRQLDGATVLIVDDDVRNVFALTSALELHGMTVLYSDNGADGVRLLAEHPEVDIVLMDAMMPDQDGYETTRQIRRNHRFADLPIVFLTAKAMPGDRESALAAGGSDYITKPVDLDELIERMASWISGSRSEENS, from the coding sequence ATGATGAGCGCGAAACAGTCGGTGACCGCGGATCCGTCCGCGACCGAGAACGATGCGCTGTTCGTCGAGCTGGCGGAGGCGTTGCGCCGGGTACGCGGCGGTGACTTCAAGGTGCGGCTGCCCCGCCGGGCGGGCGCGGCCGGTGAGGTCGCCGACGCCTTCAACGACGTGGTGGCGCTCCAGGAGCGGCAGCACCTCGACCTGCGCCGGATCAGCCGGGTCGTGGGCCGGGACGGCCGGCTCACCGAGCGTCTCGACGAGGAGGGCTTCGACGGCTCGTGGGCGGAGGGCCAGCGGGCCATCAACTCCCTCATCGACGACCTCGGCCGCCCCACCACGGAGATCGCCCGGGTGATCGTGGCGGTGGCCGACGGCGACCTCTCCCAGCACATGGCGCTGGAGATCGACGGTCGCCCGCTGCGCGGTGAGTACCTGCGCATCGGCCGCACGGTCAACACGATGGTCGACCAGCTCTCGTCCTTCTCCAACGAGGTGACCCGGGTGGCCCGCGAGGTGGGCACCGAGGGCAAGCTCGGCGGCCAGGCCGACGTCCGGGGCGTCGCCGGCACCTGGAAGGACCTCACCGACTCGGTCAACACCATGGCGTCGAACCTGACCGGCCAGGTGCGGTCGATCTCCCAGGTGGCGACGGCGGTGGCCAAGGGCGACCTGTCGCAGAAGATCACGGTGGGCGCCCGGGGCGAGGTCGCCGAGCTGGCCGACACGATGAACTCGCTCACCGACACGCTGCGGCTCTTCGCCGAGCAGGTGACCCGGGTGGCCCGTGAGGTGGGCACCGAGGGCAAGCTCGGTGGTCAGGCGGAGGTGCCGAACGTCGCCGGCACCTGGAAGGACCTGACCGACAGCGTCAACTCGATGGCGTCGAACCTGACCGCCCAGGTGCGCAACATCGCCCAGGTCTCCACGGCGGTGGCCCGGGGCGACCTGAGCCAGAAGATCACCGTGGCGGCGCAGGGCGAGATCCTGGAGCTGAAGGACACCGTCAACACGATGGTGGACCAGCTGTCGTCGTTCGCCGACGAGGTGACCCGGGTGGCCCGTGAGGTGGGCATCGAGGGCAAGCTCGGTGGTCAGGCCCAGGTGCGCGGGGTCTCCGGCACCTGGCGGGACCTGACGGAGAACGTCAACCAGCTCGCCGGCAACCTGACCAGCCAGGTCCGCAACATCTCCCAGGTGTCCACGGCGGTCGCCAAGGGCGACCTGTCGCAGAAGATCACCGTCGACGCGCAGGGCGAGATCCTGGAGTTGAAGAACACCGTCAACACGATGGTGGACCAGCTCTCGTCGTTCGCCGACGAGGTGACCCGGGTGGCCCGTGAGGTGGGCACCGAGGGCAAGCTGGGTGGTCAGGCGCAGGTCAAGGGCGTCTCGGGTACGTGGCGGGACCTGACCGACAACGTGAACTCGATGGCGTCGAACCTGACCTCGCAGGTGCGCAACATCGCCTCGGTGACCACGGCGGTGGCGAAGGGTGACCTGTCGCAGAAGATCACGGTGGACGCCCGGGGCGAGATCCTGGAGCTGAAGTCCACGGTGAACACGATGGTGGATCAGCTGTCGTCGTTCGCCGACGAGGTGACCCGGGTGGCCCGTGAGGTGGGCACCGAGGGCAAGCTCGGCGGCCAGGCCCAGGTACGCGGGGTGGCCGGCACCTGGCGGGACCTGACCGACAACGTGAACTCGATGGCGTCGAACCTGACCGCCCAGGTGCGCAACATCGCCCAGGTCTCCACGGCGGTGGCGAAGGGTGACCTGTCGCAGAAGATCACGGTGGACGCCCGGGGCGAGATCCTGGAGCTGAAGTCCACGGTGAACACGATGGTGGACCAGCTGTCGTCGTTCGCCGACGAGGTGACCCGGGTGGCCCGTGAGGTGGGCACCGAGGGCAAGCTGGGTGGTCAGGCGCAGGTCAAGGGCGTGTCGGGCACCTGGCGGGACCTGACCGACAACGTGAACTCGATGGCGTCGAACCTGACCTCGCAGGTGCGCAACATCGCCTCGGTGACCACGGCGGTGGCGAAGGGCGACCTGGGCCAGAAGATCACCGTCGACGCGCAGGGCGAGATCCTGGAGCTGAAGAACACCGTCAACACGATGGTGGACCAGCTCTCGTCGTTCGCCGACGAGGTGACCCGGGTGGCCCGCGAGGTGGGTATCGAGGGCAAGCTCGGCGGCCAGGCGCAGGTGAAGGGCGTCTCGGGCACCTGGCGTGACCTCACCGAGAACGTCAACCAGCTCGCCTCGACGCTCACCACCCAGCTGCGGGCGATCGCCCAGGTGTCCACCGCGGTGACCCGCGGTGACCTGACCCAGCGGATCGCGGTCAAGGCGCAGGGCGAGGTCGCCGAGCTGAAGGACAACATCAACCAGATGATCGTCACCCTCCGGGAGACGACCAAGAAGAACGCCGAGCAGGGCTGGCTCGACTCCAACCTGGCCCGCATCGGTGGCCTGCTCCAGGGCCAGCGCGACCTCGGCGAGGTCTGCCGCATGATCATGATGGAGGTGACCCCGCTGGTCGACGCGCAGCTCGGCGCGTTCTTCCTGGCCGACACCTCCGAGGGCGTGATGCGGCTGCGGCTCACCGCCTCCTACGGGTACGTGGCCCGGGGGCACAACGTCACCTTCGGTCCCGGCGAGGGGCTGGTCGGTCAGGCCGCGCTCTCCCGCCGGACGATCCGGGTCAACGCGCTGCCCGACGGCCGGCTCACGCTGCGCTCCGGGCTGGCCGAGACGCCCCCGGCCGACCTGGTGGTGCTGCCGGTCCTCTTCGAGGGCGAGCTGCTCGGCGTGATCGAGTTCGCCAGCGTGGCCCGCTTCTCCGAGCTGCACCTGGCCTTCCTGGAGCGGCTGGTGCTGACCATCGGCGTCGCGGTCAACACCATCCAGGCCAACCGGCGTACGGAGGAGCTGCTGGCCCAGTCGCAGCGGCTGGCGCTGGAGTTGCAGGACCAGTCGGCGGAGTTGCAGCGCACCAACGCCGAGCTGGAGGACAAGGCGAAGCTGCTCAGCGAGCAGAAGGGCAACATCGAGACCAAGAACCGGGAGATCGAGCTGGCCCGGCTCGGCCTGGAGGAGAAGGCGCAGCAGCTCACCCGGGCGTCGGCGTACAAGTCGGAGTTCCTGGCGAACATGAGCCACGAGCTGCGTACGCCGCTGAACTCGCTGCTGCTGCTGGCCCGCCTGCTCGCCGAGAACTCGGAGCAGAACCTGAGCCCGAAGCAGATCGAGTTCGCCCGCACGATCCACAGCGCCGGCTCGGACCTGCTCTCGCTGATCGACGACATCCTGGACCTGTCGAAGATCGAGGCGGGCCGGATGGACGTCGAGCCGACCGAGGTCCGCTTCGACGAGATCCGGGGCTACGTCGAGCAGGCGTTCGCCCCGCAGGCCGAGGAGAAGGGCCTGGACTTCCAGGTCCGGGTGGCGAAGGACCTGCCCCCGGCGCTGGTCACCGACGCGCAGCGGTTGCAGCAGGTGCTGCGCAACCTGCTCTCCAACGCGATCAAGTTCACCGACGACGGCGGGGTGACGCTGCGGATCGGCCTGGCGCCGGAGGACGCGGTCTTCGACGTGCCGGCGCTGACCAACGCCCGGCAGGTGATCGCGTTCACCGTGATCGACACCGGCATCGGGATCTCCGACGACAAGCTGTCGCTGATCTTCGAGGCGTTCCAGCAGGCCGACGGCACCACCAGCCGGCGGTACGGCGGGACGGGGCTGGGCCTGTCGATCAGCCGGGACCTGGCCCGGCTGCTGGGCGGGGCGATCACCGTGACGTCCGCGCCCGGGCAGGGCTCGACGTTCAGTCTCTTCGTACCCGATGTGCTGGCGCCGGACGCGGTGGTGGCGCCGCAGGCCCCGTCGCCGCAGCGCGCGGGCCTGCCGTCGTCGTTGCTGATGCCGCCGATGGAGCTGCTGCCCCGGCCGGAGGCCCCGGCGACCCGGCAGCTCGACGGCGCCACCGTGCTGATCGTCGACGACGACGTCCGGAACGTCTTCGCGCTGACCTCCGCATTGGAATTGCACGGCATGACCGTGTTGTACTCGGACAACGGGGCGGACGGTGTCCGCCTGCTGGCCGAGCATCCGGAGGTGGACATCGTGTTGATGGACGCGATGATGCCGGACCAGGACGGGTACGAGACCACCCGGCAGATCCGCCGCAACCACCGCTTCGCGGACCTGCCGATCGTCTTCCTGACCGCGAAGGCGATGCCGGGCGACCGCGAGTCGGCGCTCGCGGCCGGTGGCAGTGACTACATCACCAAGCCGGTCGACCTGGACGAGCTGATCGAGCGGATGGCGTCCTGGATCAGCGGCAGCCGAAGCGAGGAGAATTCGTGA
- a CDS encoding response regulator, whose protein sequence is MTQTAKALLVDDRRENLMALEAILQGLPVQSVAVESGEAALKQLLVEDFAVILLDAQMPDMDGFETASHIKRRERTRHVPIIFLTAADKDAQLALRGYAVGAVDYLTKPFDPWVLRAKVSVFVELWVKTRQLAAQSDVVRERDAQWRVLTDAVDEATMMLRADDSLEARDRAVELLEQARWGNTP, encoded by the coding sequence GTGACGCAGACGGCCAAGGCGCTGCTGGTCGACGACCGGCGGGAGAACCTGATGGCCCTGGAGGCCATCCTCCAGGGGCTCCCGGTGCAGTCGGTCGCCGTGGAGAGCGGCGAGGCGGCGTTGAAGCAGCTGCTGGTGGAGGACTTCGCGGTGATCCTGCTGGACGCCCAGATGCCGGACATGGACGGCTTCGAGACGGCCAGCCACATCAAGCGGCGGGAGCGGACCCGGCACGTGCCGATCATCTTCCTCACCGCCGCCGACAAGGACGCGCAGCTCGCGCTGCGCGGTTACGCGGTGGGTGCGGTCGACTACCTCACCAAGCCCTTCGACCCGTGGGTGCTGCGGGCGAAGGTGTCGGTCTTCGTGGAGCTGTGGGTGAAGACCCGCCAGCTCGCCGCGCAGTCCGACGTGGTGCGGGAGCGGGACGCCCAGTGGCGGGTGCTCACCGACGCGGTGGACGAGGCCACCATGATGCTGCGCGCCGACGACAGCCTGGAGGCCCGCGACCGGGCCGTCGAGTTGCTCGAGCAGGCCCGCTGGGGCAACACCCCCTGA
- a CDS encoding GbsR/MarR family transcriptional regulator, with protein sequence MADDRSPARNDEDLHLFVERMAMAFAEVGFPRMAARVLFTVMSADEPLTAAEIGERLGVSAAAISGAVRYLTQWGMLLREPVKGSRRDRYRVPDNPWYEATLTKTNLYKTLIDIADDGVTALDGRSTPAGERVAEMRDFFVFVQEEIDSIGERWRARRAATT encoded by the coding sequence ATGGCCGACGACCGCAGCCCCGCCCGCAACGACGAGGACCTCCACCTCTTCGTCGAACGGATGGCGATGGCCTTCGCGGAGGTCGGCTTCCCCCGGATGGCGGCCCGGGTGCTCTTCACCGTGATGAGTGCCGACGAGCCGCTGACCGCGGCCGAGATCGGCGAACGGCTGGGGGTCAGCGCCGCCGCGATCTCCGGGGCGGTCCGCTACCTGACCCAGTGGGGGATGCTGCTCCGCGAGCCGGTCAAGGGATCCCGGCGGGACCGCTACCGGGTGCCGGACAACCCCTGGTACGAGGCGACGCTCACCAAGACCAACCTGTACAAGACCCTCATCGACATCGCCGACGACGGGGTGACGGCGCTGGACGGCCGGAGCACGCCCGCCGGGGAGCGGGTGGCCGAGATGCGCGACTTCTTCGTCTTCGTCCAGGAGGAGATCGACTCCATCGGCGAACGCTGGCGGGCCCGCCGCGCCGCCACCACCTGA
- a CDS encoding ABC transporter ATP-binding protein: METPIEVAGLVKTFGRTRALDGLDLSVRAGEVHGFLGPNGSGKSTTIRVLLGLLRADAGAVRLLGGDPWRDAVALHRRLAYVPGDVTLWPNLSGGEVIDLLGRLRGGLDPKRRAELLESFELDPRKKGRAYSKGNRQKVGLVAALASDVELLILDEPTSGLDPLMEEVFQQWVRRAKRDGRTVLLSSHILAEVEALCDRVTIIRSGRNVETGTLAELRHLHRTSVDAEIVGSPDGLADLPGVHDVRVEGARVRFDVDNPALDAALRRLTEIGVRSLVSQPPTLEELFLRHYGTSTDEPAGVAR, encoded by the coding sequence ATGGAAACTCCCATCGAAGTGGCCGGCCTCGTCAAGACGTTCGGCCGGACCCGGGCGTTGGACGGACTCGACCTGAGCGTCCGCGCCGGCGAGGTCCACGGCTTCCTCGGCCCGAACGGCTCGGGCAAGTCCACCACCATCCGGGTGCTGCTCGGGCTGCTGCGGGCGGACGCGGGGGCCGTCCGACTCCTCGGCGGCGACCCGTGGCGCGACGCCGTCGCGCTGCACCGCCGGCTGGCGTACGTGCCCGGGGACGTCACCCTCTGGCCCAACCTCTCCGGCGGCGAGGTGATCGACCTGCTCGGTCGGCTGCGCGGCGGGCTGGACCCGAAGCGCCGGGCCGAGCTGCTGGAGTCGTTCGAGCTGGACCCGCGCAAGAAGGGCCGCGCCTACTCCAAGGGCAACCGGCAGAAGGTCGGCCTGGTCGCCGCGCTCGCCTCCGACGTCGAACTGCTCATCCTCGACGAGCCCACCTCCGGCCTGGACCCGCTGATGGAGGAGGTCTTCCAGCAGTGGGTACGCCGGGCCAAGCGGGACGGCCGCACGGTGCTGCTCTCCAGCCACATCCTGGCCGAGGTCGAGGCGCTCTGCGACCGGGTCACCATCATCCGCAGCGGACGGAACGTGGAGACCGGCACCCTGGCCGAGCTGCGCCACCTGCACCGCACCTCGGTCGACGCCGAGATCGTCGGCTCCCCGGACGGCCTGGCCGACCTGCCCGGCGTGCACGACGTACGGGTGGAGGGCGCCCGGGTGCGCTTCGACGTGGACAACCCGGCGCTGGACGCCGCGCTGCGCCGGCTCACCGAGATCGGGGTACGCAGCCTGGTCAGCCAGCCGCCGACGCTGGAGGAGCTGTTCCTGCGGCACTACGGGACGAGCACCGACGAGCCGGCCGGGGTGGCCCGATGA
- a CDS encoding ABC transporter permease, whose translation MSTLTGTRHLVRLILRRDRVLLPLWVLLLALLPMTYATSFFELYPDAAQRAAYATGTASNPSIVALLGPVYGDSIGALTAQRGGFLTLVIGLVSLLTVIRHTRTEEEAGRRELLGATVLGRYAGLTAALLVTYAANLLLGLLTAAGLVATGLPAAGSLAYGLSAALAGVVFATVGGVAAQLTETAGGARGIAVGALGVAFALRLVGDTADRDWASWLSPLGWAPRIRAYEGERWWVLALPVLLSVLLAALAYPLSVRRDLGAGLLPPRLGPADGGLAGPFGLAWRLHRGQLVGWSVGFGLLGLILGGAAEAAGEAVQGNAAVEEILARLGGTSALAEAYLGGTLGFVGLAAAGYGIQAALRMRAEEVAGRAEPLLATAVHRSRWLVSHLLFALAGPVVVLAVAGFAVGVTYGLSVGDVPGQLPRMVGVGLAQVPAAWVLAGLAVLLYGVLPRLAPVAWGALAACVLLGQLGAVLELSQWLLDLSPFSHTPQVLGDDWTVTPLITLTALAVALAATGTAAFRHRDVPTS comes from the coding sequence ATGAGCACCCTCACCGGCACCCGTCACCTGGTCCGGCTGATCCTGCGCCGGGACCGCGTCCTGCTGCCGCTCTGGGTGCTGCTGCTGGCGCTGCTGCCGATGACGTACGCCACCAGCTTCTTCGAGCTGTATCCCGACGCGGCGCAGCGGGCCGCGTACGCCACCGGCACCGCGAGCAACCCGTCGATCGTCGCCCTGCTCGGCCCGGTGTACGGCGACAGCATCGGCGCGCTGACCGCCCAGCGCGGCGGCTTCCTCACCCTGGTCATCGGGCTGGTCAGCCTGCTCACCGTCATCCGGCACACCCGGACCGAGGAGGAGGCCGGCCGGCGGGAGCTGCTCGGCGCCACCGTCCTCGGCCGGTACGCCGGGCTGACCGCCGCGCTGCTGGTGACGTACGCGGCGAACCTGCTGCTCGGGCTGCTCACCGCCGCCGGGCTGGTCGCCACCGGACTGCCGGCGGCCGGCTCGCTGGCGTACGGGCTGTCGGCCGCGCTGGCCGGCGTGGTCTTCGCCACCGTGGGCGGGGTGGCCGCCCAGCTCACCGAGACCGCCGGCGGGGCGCGCGGCATCGCGGTCGGGGCGCTCGGGGTGGCCTTCGCGCTGCGCCTCGTCGGCGACACCGCCGACCGGGACTGGGCGAGCTGGCTCTCCCCGCTGGGCTGGGCTCCACGCATCCGCGCGTACGAGGGCGAGCGCTGGTGGGTGCTGGCGCTGCCGGTGCTGCTGAGCGTGCTGCTCGCCGCGCTGGCGTACCCGTTGTCGGTGCGCCGGGACCTCGGCGCCGGCCTGCTGCCGCCCCGGCTCGGGCCGGCCGACGGTGGCCTCGCCGGGCCGTTCGGGCTGGCCTGGCGGCTGCACCGGGGGCAGCTCGTCGGCTGGTCGGTCGGCTTCGGCCTGCTCGGGCTGATCCTCGGCGGCGCGGCGGAGGCGGCCGGCGAGGCGGTGCAGGGCAACGCGGCGGTGGAGGAGATCCTGGCCCGGCTCGGCGGCACGTCCGCGCTGGCCGAGGCGTACCTCGGTGGCACCCTGGGCTTCGTCGGCCTGGCCGCCGCCGGGTACGGCATCCAGGCGGCGCTGCGGATGCGCGCGGAGGAGGTCGCCGGGCGGGCCGAGCCGCTGCTCGCCACGGCGGTGCACCGGTCCCGCTGGCTCGTCTCGCACCTGCTCTTCGCCCTGGCCGGGCCGGTGGTGGTGCTGGCGGTGGCCGGGTTCGCGGTCGGGGTGACCTACGGGCTCAGCGTGGGCGACGTGCCCGGTCAGCTGCCCCGGATGGTCGGCGTCGGCCTGGCGCAGGTCCCGGCGGCCTGGGTGCTGGCCGGCCTGGCGGTGCTGCTGTACGGCGTGCTGCCCCGGCTCGCCCCGGTCGCCTGGGGAGCGCTCGCGGCCTGCGTGCTGCTCGGCCAGCTCGGCGCGGTGTTGGAGCTGAGCCAGTGGCTGCTGGACCTCTCCCCGTTCAGCCACACCCCGCAGGTCCTGGGTGACGACTGGACCGTCACCCCCCTGATCACCCTCACCGCGCTCGCCGTGGCCCTGGCGGCGACCGGCACCGCCGCCTTCCGCCACCGCGACGTCCCCACCAGCTGA